In one window of Duganella dendranthematis DNA:
- a CDS encoding DMT family transporter produces MLTAVAMFSFMDTSMKLLSAHYPAMQVTALRSLSSLPLLCGYMLYRGAFKTVLRVRWPMHVFRAVLGIAMLTTFAYGLKSLSLAEAYSIFFIAPALITALSVWVLKEHVVAGQWVAIAVGLLGVLVVLRPEGTGFLSLGGLAILAAAACYAVSAISARVLARTDSTEAMMFWLLTLMAVGAVALSYNSWVPVRAEHGWILLALALSGFFGQLAITKAFSTGKASIVAPFEYTALAWGVAIDWLLWQALPDGYTLLGAGIIIASGVYLVRREAVHVEAEHP; encoded by the coding sequence ATGCTGACTGCGGTTGCCATGTTCTCCTTCATGGACACCAGCATGAAGCTGCTGTCCGCCCATTATCCCGCCATGCAGGTCACGGCGCTACGTTCGCTCAGTTCGCTGCCGCTGCTGTGCGGCTACATGCTGTACCGCGGCGCGTTCAAGACGGTGCTGCGCGTGCGCTGGCCGATGCACGTGTTCCGCGCCGTGCTCGGCATCGCCATGCTGACTACCTTTGCCTACGGCCTGAAGTCGCTGTCGCTGGCCGAGGCGTATTCGATCTTCTTCATCGCGCCGGCGCTGATTACGGCGCTTTCTGTCTGGGTGCTGAAAGAGCACGTGGTGGCCGGGCAGTGGGTGGCGATCGCGGTCGGGCTGCTGGGCGTGCTGGTGGTGCTGCGGCCCGAAGGCACGGGCTTTCTGTCGCTGGGCGGCCTGGCGATTCTGGCGGCGGCGGCCTGCTATGCGGTGTCGGCCATCAGCGCGCGCGTGCTGGCGCGCACCGACAGTACCGAGGCTATGATGTTCTGGCTGCTGACCTTGATGGCGGTCGGCGCGGTGGCGCTGTCGTACAACAGCTGGGTGCCGGTGCGCGCCGAGCATGGCTGGATACTGCTGGCGCTGGCCTTGTCGGGCTTCTTCGGCCAACTGGCCATCACCAAGGCATTTAGCACCGGCAAGGCGTCGATCGTGGCGCCGTTCGAGTACACGGCGCTGGCCTGGGGCGTGGCGATCGACTGGCTGTTGTGGCAGGCGCTGCCGGACGGCTATACGCTGCTCGGCGCCGGCATCATCATCGCCAGCGGCGTCTACCTGGTGCGGCGCGAAGCGGTCCATGTTGAAGCCGAGCATCCTTGA
- a CDS encoding peroxiredoxin, whose amino-acid sequence MTIKIGDQLPEGSLSEYIEIETEGCSLGPNTFNVQDLVKGKTIAIFGLPGAFTPTCSAQHVPGYVQHAEEFKAKGVDEIWCISVNDAFVMGAWGRDQKATGIVRFMADGNAAYSKALGLDADFSKFGMGTRSQRYSLLVVDGVVKQLNVEQGGKFEVSNAETLLGQL is encoded by the coding sequence ATGACCATCAAAATCGGCGACCAATTGCCAGAAGGCAGTTTGTCCGAATACATCGAAATCGAAACCGAAGGCTGCTCGCTGGGTCCGAACACGTTCAACGTGCAGGACCTGGTCAAGGGCAAGACCATTGCCATCTTCGGCCTGCCAGGCGCGTTCACGCCAACCTGCTCGGCCCAGCACGTGCCGGGTTATGTGCAGCATGCGGAAGAATTCAAAGCCAAGGGCGTGGATGAAATCTGGTGCATCTCGGTCAATGACGCGTTCGTGATGGGCGCCTGGGGCCGCGACCAGAAGGCCACCGGCATCGTCCGCTTCATGGCTGACGGCAACGCCGCATACTCGAAAGCACTGGGCCTGGACGCCGACTTCAGCAAGTTCGGCATGGGCACCCGCTCCCAGCGCTACTCGCTGCTGGTAGTGGACGGCGTGGTCAAGCAATTGAATGTCGAACAGGGCGGCAAGTTCGAAGTGTCGAACGCTGAAACCCTGTTGGGCCAGCTGTAA
- the ftsA gene encoding cell division protein FtsA, producing the protein MTKDAKNLIVGLDIGTSKVVAVVAEVMADGRHEVIGLGQHESRGLKKGVVVNIEATVESIQRALEEAELMADCKIRNVYAGIAGSHIRSFNSSGMVAIKDKEVTATDVARVIETAKAVNIPTDQQLLHTVPQEFIVDSQEDVREPIGMSGIRLEVKVHIVTGAVSAVQNIVKCVRRCGLEVSDLILQPMASADAVLTGDEKELGVVLIDIGGGTTDVAVFSDGAIRHTAVIPIAGDQITNDIAMALRTPTTEAEEIKIRYGVAKQVLADPGESLEVPGLGDRGPRNLSRQALAAVIEPRVEELFAMVHQVVRESGYEGVLSSGIVLTGGTAIMPGMVEMAEDIFLKPARLGTPDYRGQLADVVRSPRYATVLGLLQEAKKQYLRGHIVTRQDGSVKAVWQRMKEWFLGNF; encoded by the coding sequence ATGACTAAAGACGCGAAAAACCTGATCGTCGGCCTCGATATCGGCACCTCCAAGGTGGTGGCCGTGGTGGCCGAGGTGATGGCCGATGGACGCCACGAAGTGATTGGCCTGGGCCAGCACGAATCGCGAGGCCTGAAGAAAGGCGTGGTGGTCAACATCGAAGCGACCGTGGAATCGATCCAGCGCGCGCTGGAAGAAGCGGAGCTGATGGCCGACTGCAAGATCCGCAATGTCTACGCCGGCATCGCGGGCAGCCATATTCGCAGCTTCAATTCGAGCGGCATGGTGGCGATCAAGGACAAGGAAGTGACGGCGACCGACGTAGCGCGCGTCATTGAAACGGCAAAGGCGGTTAACATACCGACCGACCAGCAACTGCTGCACACCGTGCCGCAAGAGTTCATCGTCGACAGCCAGGAAGATGTGCGCGAGCCGATCGGCATGAGCGGCATCCGCCTGGAAGTCAAAGTGCACATCGTCACGGGCGCGGTATCGGCGGTGCAGAACATCGTCAAGTGCGTGCGCCGCTGCGGCCTGGAAGTGTCGGACCTGATCCTGCAACCGATGGCCTCCGCCGACGCGGTGCTGACCGGCGACGAGAAGGAACTGGGCGTGGTGCTGATCGACATCGGCGGCGGCACCACCGACGTTGCGGTGTTCTCCGACGGCGCGATCCGCCACACCGCCGTGATCCCGATCGCCGGCGACCAGATCACCAACGACATCGCGATGGCGCTGCGCACGCCAACCACCGAAGCGGAAGAGATCAAGATCCGCTACGGCGTGGCCAAGCAGGTGCTGGCCGATCCGGGCGAATCGCTGGAAGTGCCGGGTCTGGGCGACCGCGGTCCGCGCAACCTGTCGCGCCAGGCGCTGGCGGCGGTGATCGAACCGCGCGTCGAAGAGCTGTTCGCGATGGTGCACCAGGTGGTGCGCGAGTCGGGTTATGAAGGCGTGCTGTCCTCGGGCATCGTGCTGACCGGCGGCACCGCGATCATGCCGGGCATGGTCGAAATGGCGGAAGACATATTCCTCAAGCCGGCGCGCCTTGGCACGCCGGACTACCGTGGCCAGCTGGCCGACGTGGTGCGCAGTCCGCGCTACGCGACCGTGCTTGGCCTGTTACAGGAAGCGAAAAAGCAGTACCTGCGTGGTCACATCGTCACGCGGCAGGATGGATCGGTAAAGGCAGTCTGGCAGCGCATGAAGGAATGGTTCCTCGGGAACTTCTGA
- a CDS encoding fumarylacetoacetate hydrolase family protein, translating to MQENRRNFLKLGATSAAVGVLGQAAAAEVETEAPQIGAIAPLAAKLGLRLVTFAPGQHDKPRVGVVFDDGQVIDVGAEAKRQKVKLAFDPDSMLSLIDSGDPGLVQVHALAERAALLRIMRPTVNHVRLLSPIPRPRANIYAVGWNYLDHFEEGKAARVDRVVNEYPANPVFFTKGVNTMNGPFDTIPFDASNSTQVDWEAELAVVIGRGGRNIKEEQAMNHVFGYAVYNDTTARDVQQKRHGGQWFKGKSLDGYGPMGPWIVTAAGLNLDDARIISRVNGVEKQNASYKQMYFKIPRIIAELSRGMTLDAGDIITTGTPSGVGFSRKPPEFMKPGDVMETEVTGIGVIRNVIKAEG from the coding sequence ATGCAGGAAAATCGTCGTAATTTTCTCAAGCTGGGCGCCACCAGTGCAGCGGTGGGCGTGTTGGGGCAGGCGGCTGCGGCCGAGGTCGAGACCGAGGCGCCACAGATCGGCGCCATTGCGCCGCTGGCGGCCAAGCTGGGCCTGCGCCTGGTCACCTTCGCGCCGGGTCAGCATGACAAGCCGCGTGTCGGCGTCGTGTTCGATGACGGCCAGGTGATCGATGTCGGCGCCGAAGCCAAGCGGCAAAAGGTCAAGCTGGCGTTCGATCCCGATTCCATGCTGTCGCTGATCGATAGCGGCGACCCGGGCCTGGTGCAGGTGCATGCACTGGCCGAGCGCGCCGCCCTGCTGCGCATTATGCGTCCCACCGTCAACCACGTGCGCCTGCTGTCGCCGATTCCGCGTCCACGCGCCAACATCTACGCAGTCGGCTGGAATTACCTCGATCATTTTGAGGAAGGCAAAGCGGCGCGCGTCGACCGCGTGGTGAACGAGTACCCGGCCAATCCGGTGTTCTTCACCAAGGGCGTCAACACCATGAACGGCCCGTTCGACACCATCCCCTTCGACGCCAGCAACTCGACGCAGGTGGACTGGGAAGCGGAACTGGCGGTGGTCATTGGCCGTGGCGGACGCAACATCAAAGAAGAGCAGGCGATGAACCACGTGTTCGGCTACGCCGTCTATAACGACACCACCGCCCGCGACGTCCAGCAGAAGCGCCATGGCGGCCAGTGGTTCAAAGGCAAAAGCCTGGACGGTTATGGCCCGATGGGACCATGGATCGTCACAGCGGCCGGCTTGAATCTGGACGACGCGCGCATCATCAGCCGCGTCAACGGCGTGGAAAAGCAGAACGCCAGCTACAAGCAGATGTACTTCAAGATTCCGCGCATCATCGCCGAGTTATCGCGCGGCATGACGCTGGACGCGGGCGACATCATCACCACCGGCACGCCCTCCGGCGTCGGCTTCAGCCGCAAGCCGCCGGAATTCATGAAGCCCGGCGACGTGATGGAAACCGAAGTCACCGGCATCGGCGTCATCCGCAACGTCATCAAGGCGGAAGGCTAG
- the secA gene encoding preprotein translocase subunit SecA, whose translation MSFLTKIFGSRNQRLLKQYQKTVREINALEPAMEKLSDAELQAKTPAFKARIANGETLDQILPEAFAVCREASKRVMKMRHFDVQMIGGMVLHYGKIAEMGTGEGKTLTATLPAYLNALSGQGVHIVTVNDYLAQRDAETMAKLYSWLGLTTGINLSQMEHATKQQAYASDITYGTNNEFGFDYLRDNMVFDAKDRVQRVLNFGIVDEVDSILIDEARTPLIISGQAENHTDLYYKINELPKLLTLQVGEETPDGKGKVEVPGDYTKDEKAHQVLLTEAGHEKAERILTQMGLLPEGASLYDSANITLVHHLYAALRAHALYFKDQHYVVQNNEVVIVDEFTGRLMTGRRWSDGLHQAVEAKEGVKIQNENQTLASITFQNYFRMYAKLSGMTGTADTEAYEFQEIYGLETVVIPPNRPSARKDRQDQVYKSAQEKYNAMMLEIRECYERGQPVLVGTTSIENSELLSSILTGAGLPHNVLNAKQHAREAEIIAQAGSPKAITIATNMAGRGTDIVLGGNVEKQIQFIEANPDLSDADKAAQAQALRDGWQALHEQVVAAGGLHIVGTERHESRRVDNQLRGRAARQGDPGMSRFFLSLDDPLLRIFAGDRVRAVMDRLKMPEGEPIEAGIVSRSIESAQRKVEARNFDIRKQLLEYDDVANDQRKVIYQQRNELLEAVDISELIQSLRHGAFTDLVREYVPAESVEEQWNLKGLQAALAAEWQIDLPLVSMVEAEPNLNDDEILERVIAAADALYQSKIDIVGKESFGGFERNVMLQSVDSHWREHLAALDHLRQGIHLRGYAQKNPKQEYKREAFELFGQMLEMIKNEVVKLIMTVRIQSREEIDAAEAAMQQSHVENVSYQHAAFDPSAAPEDLLAPPQYAGLPPELQNLSGEQLMELGLKVGRNDPCPCGSGKKYKACHGKLA comes from the coding sequence ATGTCTTTTCTGACCAAGATTTTCGGCAGCCGCAATCAGCGCCTGCTCAAGCAATACCAAAAAACGGTACGCGAGATCAATGCGCTCGAACCGGCAATGGAAAAACTGTCGGACGCCGAGCTGCAAGCCAAAACGCCCGCCTTCAAGGCGCGCATCGCCAATGGCGAGACGCTGGACCAGATCCTGCCGGAAGCCTTTGCGGTCTGCCGCGAAGCGTCCAAGCGCGTGATGAAGATGCGTCACTTCGATGTGCAGATGATCGGCGGTATGGTGCTGCATTACGGCAAAATCGCCGAAATGGGCACCGGTGAGGGCAAGACCCTGACCGCGACCCTGCCGGCCTACCTGAATGCGCTGTCCGGCCAGGGCGTGCACATCGTGACCGTCAATGATTACCTGGCGCAGCGCGACGCCGAGACCATGGCCAAGCTGTACAGCTGGCTGGGCCTGACCACCGGCATCAACCTGTCGCAGATGGAGCATGCCACCAAGCAGCAGGCTTACGCTTCGGACATCACCTACGGCACCAACAACGAATTCGGTTTCGACTACCTGCGCGATAACATGGTGTTCGACGCCAAGGACCGCGTGCAGCGCGTGCTGAACTTCGGCATCGTCGATGAAGTCGACTCGATCCTGATCGATGAAGCCCGTACCCCGCTGATCATTTCCGGCCAGGCTGAAAACCACACCGACCTGTACTACAAGATCAACGAGCTGCCTAAGCTGCTGACGCTGCAAGTCGGCGAAGAAACCCCGGACGGCAAGGGCAAGGTCGAGGTGCCAGGCGATTACACCAAGGACGAAAAAGCCCACCAGGTGCTGCTGACCGAAGCCGGTCATGAAAAGGCCGAGCGCATTCTGACCCAGATGGGTCTGCTGCCGGAAGGCGCTTCGCTGTACGACTCGGCCAATATCACGCTGGTGCACCACCTGTACGCGGCGCTGCGCGCACACGCGCTGTACTTCAAGGATCAGCACTATGTGGTGCAGAACAATGAAGTGGTAATCGTCGATGAATTTACCGGCCGTCTGATGACCGGCCGCCGCTGGTCCGACGGTCTGCACCAGGCAGTCGAGGCGAAAGAGGGCGTCAAGATCCAGAACGAGAACCAGACGCTGGCCTCGATCACCTTCCAGAACTACTTCCGCATGTACGCCAAGCTGTCCGGCATGACCGGCACGGCCGATACCGAAGCCTACGAATTCCAGGAAATTTATGGTCTGGAAACCGTGGTGATTCCACCGAACCGTCCATCCGCCCGCAAGGACCGCCAGGACCAGGTGTACAAATCGGCGCAGGAAAAATACAACGCCATGATGCTGGAAATCCGCGAGTGCTACGAGCGCGGCCAGCCAGTGCTGGTGGGGACGACCTCGATTGAAAATTCGGAACTGCTGTCGAGCATCCTGACCGGCGCCGGCCTGCCGCACAATGTGCTGAACGCGAAACAGCACGCCCGCGAAGCGGAGATCATCGCCCAGGCCGGTTCGCCGAAAGCCATCACCATCGCCACCAACATGGCCGGTCGTGGTACCGACATCGTGCTGGGTGGTAACGTTGAAAAACAAATCCAGTTCATCGAAGCCAATCCGGACCTGAGCGACGCCGACAAAGCCGCCCAGGCCCAGGCGCTGCGCGACGGCTGGCAAGCGCTGCACGAACAAGTGGTGGCCGCTGGCGGTCTGCATATCGTCGGCACCGAGCGCCACGAATCGCGCCGCGTCGACAATCAGCTGCGTGGCCGTGCCGCCCGTCAGGGTGACCCCGGCATGTCCCGCTTCTTCCTGTCGCTGGACGATCCGCTTCTGCGCATCTTCGCCGGTGACCGCGTGCGCGCCGTCATGGACCGCCTGAAGATGCCAGAAGGCGAACCGATCGAGGCGGGCATCGTCAGCCGTTCGATCGAGTCCGCACAGCGCAAGGTTGAGGCACGCAACTTCGATATCCGTAAGCAACTGCTGGAATACGATGACGTCGCCAACGACCAGCGTAAAGTGATTTACCAGCAGCGCAACGAGTTGCTGGAAGCGGTCGATATTTCGGAACTGATCCAGTCGCTGCGTCACGGCGCCTTTACCGACCTGGTGCGCGAATACGTGCCGGCGGAATCGGTGGAAGAACAGTGGAACCTGAAAGGCCTGCAGGCAGCCCTGGCTGCCGAATGGCAGATCGACTTGCCGCTGGTGTCGATGGTGGAAGCCGAGCCTAACCTGAACGACGACGAGATCCTGGAACGCGTGATCGCGGCTGCCGATGCGCTGTATCAGTCGAAGATCGACATCGTCGGCAAGGAATCGTTCGGCGGCTTCGAGCGCAATGTGATGCTGCAATCGGTGGACTCGCACTGGCGTGAGCATCTGGCGGCGCTGGATCACCTGCGTCAGGGTATCCACCTGCGCGGCTATGCGCAGAAGAATCCGAAGCAGGAATACAAGCGCGAAGCGTTCGAACTGTTCGGCCAGATGCTGGAAATGATCAAGAACGAAGTGGTCAAGCTGATCATGACCGTGCGCATCCAGTCGCGTGAGGAGATCGACGCGGCGGAAGCGGCGATGCAGCAGTCGCACGTGGAAAACGTCAGCTACCAGCACGCCGCCTTCGACCCGAGCGCGGCGCCGGAAGATCTGCTGGCGCCACCGCAATACGCCGGTCTGCCGCCGGAACTGCAAAACCTGAGCGGCGAGCAGCTGATGGAACTGGGCCTGAAGGTCGGCCGCAACGATCCATGCCCATGCGGTAGTGGCAAGAAGTACAAAGCCTGCCACGGCAAGCTGGCGTAA
- a CDS encoding sensor histidine kinase has translation MQQTLDADIATIAKISAVPTILEAVAELTGLGFVGIARVTPTSWHACAVLDKLGYGLEPGSELDISTTLCQEVQHTHCAVIIDSVSESEQYRDHHTPRIYGFESYFSIPLYRPSGEYFGSLCGLHREKAELNKTATRNTLMLFADLISRQLASEVVLDEAQAALSDEMKTAKLREQFIAMLGHDIRTPLSTIMNGTEILRLRAPESLKPLLDTMHRSSHRIASLIDDVTDFARGRMGGGISLNLRHESHLETSLQQAIAELQSVFPQRQIVAELPQGIALFCDAPRLVQLLSNLLKNAIIHGSPAAPVQVEVQQANGMFELSVRNSGPAIPEEKQAQLFKPFWRSDNATGGQGLGLGLFIASEIAISHGGVLEVISTDNATTFTYRARIAGPVQA, from the coding sequence ATGCAGCAGACTTTGGATGCGGATATCGCGACGATCGCGAAGATCAGCGCGGTGCCGACGATACTCGAAGCGGTGGCCGAGCTGACCGGGCTGGGCTTCGTCGGCATCGCGCGGGTGACGCCGACGTCGTGGCATGCCTGCGCCGTGCTGGATAAACTCGGTTACGGACTGGAACCGGGCAGCGAACTGGATATCAGCACCACGCTGTGCCAGGAAGTGCAACATACGCATTGCGCGGTCATCATCGATTCGGTCAGCGAAAGCGAGCAATACCGCGACCACCATACGCCCCGGATCTATGGTTTCGAGAGCTATTTCTCGATTCCCCTGTACCGCCCCAGCGGCGAATATTTTGGCTCCCTGTGCGGACTGCACCGGGAGAAAGCCGAGCTCAACAAGACAGCCACGCGCAATACGCTGATGCTGTTTGCCGACCTGATCAGCCGTCAGCTGGCCAGCGAAGTGGTGCTGGACGAGGCGCAGGCCGCCCTCAGCGACGAGATGAAGACCGCCAAGTTGCGCGAGCAGTTTATCGCCATGCTGGGTCACGACATCCGCACGCCGTTGAGCACCATCATGAACGGCACCGAAATCCTGCGTCTGCGCGCGCCGGAATCGCTGAAGCCGCTGTTGGACACCATGCACCGCAGCAGCCACCGCATCGCGTCGCTGATTGATGACGTTACTGATTTTGCGCGCGGGCGCATGGGCGGCGGCATCTCGCTCAACCTGCGCCACGAGAGTCATCTGGAAACCTCGCTGCAGCAGGCGATTGCTGAGCTGCAAAGCGTGTTCCCGCAACGCCAGATTGTCGCCGAGCTGCCGCAGGGTATTGCGCTGTTCTGCGATGCGCCGCGCCTGGTGCAGCTGTTGTCCAATCTGTTGAAGAACGCGATCATCCACGGCAGCCCGGCGGCGCCGGTGCAGGTGGAGGTGCAGCAAGCCAACGGCATGTTTGAGCTATCGGTGCGCAACAGTGGGCCGGCCATTCCGGAGGAGAAGCAGGCGCAGCTGTTCAAGCCGTTCTGGCGTTCGGACAATGCGACCGGTGGACAAGGCCTCGGACTGGGTCTGTTCATCGCCTCGGAGATCGCCATTTCGCACGGCGGCGTGCTGGAAGTGATTTCGACCGACAACGCCACCACTTTTACTTACCGTGCCCGCATCGCCGGCCCGGTGCAGGCGTAA
- the ftsZ gene encoding cell division protein FtsZ, giving the protein MEFDMVDNAALGTVIKVVGVGGAGGNAVQHMINKGMSGVEFIAANTDAQALATSKADNIIQIGETGLGAGMKPDVGRKLAEESRQRIEDSLRGAHMVFIAAGMGGGTGTGAAPIVAEVAKSLGALTVAVVSKPFSHEGQKCMDIADEGLEQLSANVDSLIVILNEKLEEIYEDESLIEWLQHADDVLNNAVAGIAEIINVPGHINVDFNDVKTIMGEQGKAMMGTATASGVDRARIAAEQAVASPLLDGVDLSGARGVLVNVTASRGLKGKEIKEVMAAVRAFAAPDASIAQGIAYDDDMGDSIRVTVVATGLGKAKKHVQLVPQQMLRTGTHNSPMMPSAAMGGAAAAQGMSMGATGGMGGGASPAFDGMKAPAVWRRESASEQVRAMEKNGMETYDIPAFLRKQAD; this is encoded by the coding sequence ATGGAGTTCGATATGGTCGATAACGCAGCTTTAGGCACCGTCATCAAGGTCGTCGGCGTTGGCGGTGCGGGTGGCAATGCGGTGCAGCACATGATCAACAAGGGCATGTCGGGCGTCGAGTTCATCGCCGCCAACACCGACGCGCAAGCACTGGCCACCTCGAAGGCCGACAACATCATCCAGATCGGCGAGACCGGCCTGGGTGCAGGCATGAAGCCGGACGTCGGCCGCAAGCTGGCGGAAGAATCGCGCCAGCGTATTGAAGACTCGCTGCGCGGCGCGCACATGGTGTTCATCGCTGCCGGCATGGGCGGCGGCACCGGTACCGGCGCGGCACCGATCGTGGCCGAAGTGGCAAAGTCGCTGGGCGCGCTGACCGTGGCCGTGGTGTCGAAGCCGTTCTCGCACGAAGGCCAGAAGTGCATGGACATCGCCGATGAAGGTCTGGAACAGCTGTCGGCCAACGTCGACTCGCTGATCGTGATCCTCAACGAAAAGCTGGAAGAGATCTACGAAGACGAATCGCTGATCGAATGGCTGCAACACGCTGACGATGTGCTGAATAACGCGGTCGCCGGTATTGCCGAGATCATCAACGTGCCGGGCCACATCAACGTCGACTTCAACGACGTCAAAACCATCATGGGCGAGCAGGGCAAGGCCATGATGGGCACCGCCACCGCCTCCGGCGTGGACCGCGCGCGCATCGCCGCCGAACAAGCCGTGGCCTCGCCGCTGCTGGACGGCGTCGATCTGTCGGGCGCCCGCGGCGTGCTGGTGAACGTCACCGCATCGCGTGGCCTGAAAGGTAAAGAGATCAAGGAAGTCATGGCGGCCGTGCGCGCGTTTGCGGCGCCGGATGCGTCGATCGCACAAGGTATCGCCTACGACGACGACATGGGCGACAGCATCCGCGTGACCGTGGTTGCGACCGGCCTGGGCAAAGCCAAGAAGCACGTGCAACTGGTGCCGCAGCAGATGCTGCGTACCGGCACCCACAACAGCCCGATGATGCCATCGGCTGCCATGGGTGGCGCGGCGGCGGCGCAAGGTATGTCGATGGGCGCCACCGGCGGCATGGGCGGCGGCGCATCGCCAGCCTTCGACGGCATGAAGGCGCCGGCGGTATGGCGTCGCGAATCGGCTTCCGAGCAGGTGCGCGCGATGGAGAAGAACGGCATGGAAACCTACGACATTCCAGCCTTCCTGCGCAAACAGGCCGATTAA
- a CDS encoding DUF2628 domain-containing protein, which yields MSNCQNCGVENLAALVNCTACGTTMPPADLPDDISQIWRIRFDLIEKAGGPGLPMRQQLSFGEHFRMTWNIWAFLFGPFYFLVKGMWRKALVYWLLGFVPLMLIDLASPDNELGPLKFGVNIAAAAWCMLRSNTDYYRKLVLKDNGWW from the coding sequence ATGTCCAATTGTCAGAATTGCGGCGTGGAGAATCTCGCGGCCTTGGTCAACTGTACCGCTTGCGGAACAACCATGCCGCCAGCCGATCTGCCGGACGACATTTCGCAAATATGGCGCATACGCTTTGATTTGATCGAGAAGGCCGGTGGCCCTGGCCTGCCGATGCGTCAGCAACTCAGCTTTGGCGAACACTTCCGCATGACCTGGAATATCTGGGCGTTTCTTTTCGGCCCCTTTTACTTTCTCGTCAAAGGTATGTGGCGCAAAGCGCTCGTCTACTGGCTGCTGGGTTTTGTGCCACTCATGCTGATTGATTTGGCGTCGCCAGACAACGAATTGGGTCCACTGAAATTTGGCGTCAACATCGCAGCAGCGGCATGGTGCATGCTGCGTTCCAACACCGATTACTATCGCAAGCTGGTCTTGAAGGACAACGGCTGGTGGTAA
- a CDS encoding DciA family protein, translating to MRFNSSNISLKRPTAVGATDFLRRNDRMAALLPAVERMARLQKDCAACLPTMFKHCEILAFEDGQLVLSLPTTALAAKLKQQLPKLQDTLARRGWQVAAVKLKVQMTKAVEIKEKMRALELPPAAVDAFDQLSSSLEASPQNSQLIDAVKAMVARRRAGGG from the coding sequence ATGCGCTTCAACTCCTCCAATATCTCGCTCAAACGCCCCACTGCCGTCGGCGCCACCGACTTCCTGCGCCGCAACGACCGCATGGCGGCGCTGCTGCCGGCTGTCGAACGCATGGCGCGCCTGCAGAAGGATTGCGCCGCCTGCCTGCCCACCATGTTCAAGCACTGCGAAATCCTGGCGTTCGAGGACGGCCAGCTGGTGCTGTCGCTGCCGACCACGGCGCTGGCGGCCAAGCTGAAGCAGCAATTGCCCAAGCTGCAAGACACGCTGGCGCGGCGCGGCTGGCAGGTAGCCGCCGTCAAGCTCAAGGTGCAGATGACCAAGGCGGTCGAAATCAAGGAAAAGATGCGGGCGCTGGAACTGCCGCCGGCGGCGGTGGACGCCTTCGATCAGCTCAGCAGCTCATTGGAAGCCAGTCCGCAGAACAGCCAGCTGATCGACGCCGTCAAGGCCATGGTGGCGCGCCGCCGCGCCGGCGGCGGCTAA
- the lpxC gene encoding UDP-3-O-acyl-N-acetylglucosamine deacetylase — protein sequence MLKQRTIKELVRTTGVGLHSGTKVELTLRPAAPDTGIVFRRVDLDPIVEFPSSAMAVGDTRMASVLVKDGARVSTVEHLMSACAGLGIDNLYIEVSAEEIPIMDGSASSFVFLLQQAGVLEQPAAKKFIRVLKPVEIREGTGDKEKWARLLPHDGFKLDFFIEFNHPAVDGTQQRAHVDFGDVSYVHDVARARTFGFMQDVEMLRGIGLARGGSLENAIVMDEYRILNSDGLRYEDEFVRHKILDAIGDLYLVGHPLLASYEAHKSGHALNNQLLLELLKHPDAYEIVTFDSNDAAPQSYVRQMAREWALT from the coding sequence ATGTTAAAACAACGCACTATCAAAGAACTGGTCCGCACCACGGGTGTCGGCCTGCACTCCGGCACCAAGGTCGAACTGACCTTGCGCCCGGCCGCGCCGGATACCGGCATCGTGTTCCGCCGCGTCGACCTCGACCCGATCGTGGAATTCCCGTCGAGCGCGATGGCGGTGGGGGATACCCGCATGGCCTCGGTGCTGGTCAAGGATGGCGCACGCGTCTCCACTGTCGAGCATCTGATGTCGGCCTGCGCCGGGCTCGGGATTGACAATTTGTATATCGAAGTCAGCGCCGAAGAAATTCCGATCATGGATGGCTCGGCGTCGTCCTTCGTATTCTTGTTGCAACAGGCGGGTGTGCTGGAGCAACCGGCGGCCAAGAAGTTCATCCGCGTGCTGAAGCCGGTGGAAATCCGCGAAGGCACGGGCGACAAGGAAAAATGGGCGCGTTTGCTGCCGCATGACGGCTTCAAGCTGGACTTCTTCATCGAGTTCAATCACCCGGCGGTGGACGGCACGCAGCAGCGCGCGCATGTGGATTTCGGCGATGTCTCGTACGTGCACGACGTGGCGCGCGCGCGCACCTTCGGCTTCATGCAGGACGTGGAAATGCTGCGCGGGATCGGCCTGGCGCGCGGCGGCTCGCTGGAAAACGCGATTGTGATGGACGAGTACCGCATCCTGAATTCGGATGGTCTGCGCTATGAAGACGAGTTCGTGCGCCACAAGATCCTCGACGCGATTGGCGACCTGTACCTGGTCGGCCATCCGTTGCTGGCCAGCTACGAGGCGCACAAGTCCGGCCACGCGCTGAACAACCAGCTGCTGCTGGAGTTGCTCAAGCATCCGGACGCCTACGAAATCGTCACCTTCGACAGCAACGACGCCGCGCCGCAATCCTACGTGCGCCAGATGGCGCGTGAGTGGGCACTAACTTAA